The following are from one region of the Gossypium hirsutum isolate 1008001.06 chromosome D03, Gossypium_hirsutum_v2.1, whole genome shotgun sequence genome:
- the LOC107950045 gene encoding uncharacterized protein: protein MYPDLRELYWWPGLKREVTDFVGERQVLGPELVSDTEEKHVGPVTYKLELPPELDRIHDVFHVSMLRCYYSDSTHIVPVEEIDIRPDLTFEEEPVQILDREVKVPRKKSIPLVKVLWRNHSLEEATWELEEVMQQYPHLF from the exons ATGTATCCAGATCTTcgtgagttgtactggtggccaggactGAAACGTGAAGTAACTGATTTCGTGG GCGAGCGGCAAGTTCTGGGGCCAGAGTTGGTTTCTGATACTGAAGAGAAG CATGTGGGACCGGTTACATATAAGCTTGAGTTGCCTCCAGAGTTGGatcggattcatgatgtgttccacgtatccaTGTTAAGGTGTTATTACTCTGATTCCACACACATAGTACCAGTTGAGGAGATCGAtattaggccagatctgaccttcgaggaggagccagTGCAAATTTTGGACCGTGAGGTTAAAGTACCGAGGAAGAAATCTATTCCTCTAGTCaaggtgctttggcgtaatcatagtttagaagaagccacgtgggaacttgAAGAGGTGATGCAACAATACCCTCACCTATTCTga